The genomic region GCTTGCATCACGGTCACCGAGGTAAGCATCCGCTTCATCTATCATAACAGCCACAGGGGCCATAGCTTTGAGCAGGGAAAGAATTTTCTCGAGGTTTCCTTCGGTCACCCCCTGCCACTGACTGCGGAAGTTTTTGAGTTTCACCATCGGGATTCCAACCTCACTGGCAAAACAGGTTACCATAAAAGTCTTACCGGTTCCAACCGGACCACACACCAAATAACCCATGGGCATCACATCTTGCCGGCCGGCCTTTAAAGCTTTCACTGCCTGACGTAAATGTTTTTTCACATGGGTATGTCCGGCTACGTTATCCAGGGAATATTGAGTTTCCACAAATTCCAGTAAACCATACGCTTCTGCTTCAATCAGCTCCTTTTTAGCTTCGGATAAACCTTCAAAGGTAATCTTCTCCTTGTTTTCCCTAGCATGAGAAAGCACACTGCGGATATTCACAAAATTCAATCCGGCTGTTTGCTGGGCAATGATCTCCGCTTTTACGGATGAGATTTCTTTCCAGGTATCATTAGCTGTTTCAAACTTAATGAAATCCAACCGCTCCCTTTCACCGGGGATATTTATTTTAATATCCGTCGTATACGGATTTTGAACCAACGTTTTGTTGAGATCCGCAAGGTTTTCCGTGATAAGTACGGTGGTGAAATCAGCAGCTAAAAACATGGGATCATGCGCCCATCGTGACAAATATACGAGCGAGGTCCGGTCTTCATTTCCAATGGAAGCGGCATCGCTCATCGGGACGATGGTCTCGGCATAATCAATAATCAAGCCAATGCTTTTCTTTTGATCGAGACGGAGACGAAAGTACTGCTCCAACAGCGACATCACCCGAACGGGGTCTTTGGGCATCTTATTGGCGTAATCGGTTCCAACCAAACTATCCCGCCCGGCTATGGCCTGATTAAAATCAGCCTGAGATTCCTTATCCCTAAAGTAAATACCGGATGCACGATCATAAAAGACTACAAAATCCCGGGCCCCAAAAAACTCTTCTGATAAAAAGGATTTTAACCGGTTAAATTCAGGGCCTTTATCTGTATTCAGAGAAACCAAATCGTGCACGTTGCCATGCAGAATAAATTGATTAATAGTTCTGCTCAGATATTTCCTTGCAAATTCCTGGGACCATTTAGGATAGTGATCAAACATATTTTCTAAGTTTCAAAGTGGACGAGTGACAAAATTACAAAGTGCCCAAATTCTTTGACAATTTGTAACTTTGTCACTCAATTAAAATGAGCTTTACCGTTTCAATGCGACTTGGCGTGGCCTTGCTGATAATAAATTTCTTACCCGCAATCACCACTTCTTCATTTACTTTCGGAATACGCCCTAAATGATTGATTATGAAGCCCGCTACGGTATCATATTCCGAAGGTTCCAGCGGAAGCTGAATTTCTTCAAATTTCTGAGTGAGTTCTTCAATCTCCACATTTCCACTCACTACATAGGTATTCTCAGAAAGACGTTTCATAATTTCATCTTCTACATCATACTCATCCTGAATATCACCAACCACTTCTTCCAGTAAATCCTCAATGGTAACCATCCCTGAAGTACCGCCATACTCATCCAAAACAATAGCTACCGACATATTGGACTGTCGGAATTCTGTTAACAAATCGTTGGATTTTTTACTGGAGGGAACCAGCTTCACCGGCCGGATAATTTCATTCAGTGATTTTGGTTCATGGAAAAAGTCATGAGCAAACACCACACCTATTACATCATCAATAGAATCACGATATACCGGGAGCTTGGAATGCCCGGATTGGATAAACATATTCAGCACATCTTCAATGGGTGTGTCTTTTTCCACAGCCTCAATTTCAATACGAGGAATCATGGAATCCTTTACCCGCTTGTTTGACAGCTCCAGCACATTGTGCAGAATTTCGGAATCATCCTCATCAATATCTTCACTGCCTCCACTATCACGCAGTTCTTTAAATATCAATTCCACATCCTGACGGCGATAATAATTCTCCGGTACTTCTGCGTCTTTTACCAGCCATCTAATCAAAATATTTGAAGAGCCTTTTGATATCTCAATCAATGGCCTGAACAAATAATAGGCGAACCTAAGAGGAACTGAGATTACTGCTATCATATTATCTGCAAGCGCTCTGAATATGGCCTTGGGGAGAATCTCTCCAAACAACATAATAACTACGGCAGCAATTATGGTTTGAATCAACAGTACCTGTAATTCGGTAGGCATTACTCCAAACCAAGCTTCAAAATAAATCTGGACCGGTTCAACCAGAAAAATAGCCATGAATGTCGCATAAAGTACATTCACTATATTATTTCCAACCAGTGTCGTTGTCAGAAAAGTCTCCGGCTTGCGGGTAAAAAACTCAATGGAATTTCCAAGGAAGCTGTTTTTTCTGGATGCCACTTCCAATTTTAATTTATTGGCTGTAACAAAAGCGATTTCTGACCCCGAGAAAAAACCGCTTAACAGAATTGTAACTATAATCAGGAGTAACTCTATCATACGGTTCCTCCGTCAGTATATAATGTAAAAAATAATGTGCTACCCGATGGAGGTTCGTCTTTCATTCAACAATGATTAGTTCTTATTTACCGGAGAAATTAGGTTTTCTCTTCTCAAGAAAAGCGCCGGTGCCTTCCTTAAAATCAGCAGTACCGCACAATTCTCCAAATAGTCTGGATTCAGACTCATATCCATTTTCATTTCCAGCCTCTTTCACAGCCAAAAGAGCATTTTTTATGGCTATAGGGCCCTGCTTTAAAATTTTGCTAAGCATGGATTTGGCTTCATCAACGGCAGAATGATCTGCCACTTGATTCACCAACCCAATTTCAAAAGCCTCTTCGGCTTTTACCTGTCGGCCGGTCATAATTAATTCCAGAGCCTTGGCCTTTCCTGCCAATTGTGTTAAGCGCTGAGTGCCTCCATATCCAGGGATGAGTCCTAAGCTAACTTCAGGTAAGCCAAATGCTGCATTTGTTGAAGCAATACGCAAGTGACAAGCCATGGCCAATTCACAACCTCCGCCCAAGGCATATCCGTTTACGGCAGCAATAACGGGAATGGTAAGATCTTCTATTCTTTGAAAGATGTCCTGCCCTTTTTTGGATATCTCTGCTCCGGTGACGGGGTCGAGCGTGCTTAACTCCTTAATATCGGCTCCTGCTACAAATGCTTTTTCTCCTTCCCCGGTAATGACAAGTGCATTTATCTTATAATTCTTTTTGATGTCATCAACTGCCTCATCCAGCTCTTTTAGCACCTGGTTGTTCAGTGCATTTAACTTGTCGGGACGATTAATGATAAGTGTACAAATGCCCGATTCATCAACTTCGAGAAGCAGCGTTTCGTAAGAGCGGTCCATAAATTATTCTTTGACTTTCTTAGCAGGTTTAATTTCTGTTTCCACCTCGGTCGAGAGTTCATCTAAAATGGAATCGAAATCCAAATCGTTTTCCCACTCGGTGGTGTACTCCGGTAAAATATCCTGATCTAAGTCGTCAATCAATTGTGAAGTTTCTTCAACTTCGGTAAGCAGATTATCCAACTGGAACCCGATCTCTTCGGGGTTACTCATGGTCATAGATTGCTCGTAGATATACCTGACGGCATCTTCTATGGTTTCCAGATGCGTTTCACAAACCAAATATTTTTCTTTGGCAACGCTGAATTTTTTAAGTCGTTTTTGCATGATGGCCACGCGGCGGGCTTTTGTGCGTTTCAACTTCTCAGACTCAAGTTCTTTTATCTCTTCAATCTGGCGAATAACCTCCTCTTTTAAGTTACTTTCCAGAGAGGTATTCAGGTAAACTTCATAGCGTTTAATCAGATCCAACAGTGTGAGATAATTCCCCAACAATTCATCGATTTTCTTACCGATGTTATCCAATAATCCCTGGGAGCTGTATGGCAGTTTTTCGAAATTTTCCTGGACCAATTTGGCCAGGTGCTTTAGTACCAGAAATCGTTTTTGTGATTTATTATCAAGTGACTGAAACAGTTCTTTTTCATTATTGGCCGCATGACGTTCTTTTATTTTCTTCAGCTCCAGCCTTTTCCGAAAACGAGGAAGCTTAGGTACAATACCCAAATACATCAATTCCAAGCCAAAAACTGCAGTGAGTAATAAACTGGAGAAATCACCCAATCCGGTCATAAAAAAGGCCGTTAGAGTGGAAACCAGCAATACTCCCAGGTTAATGGGATTCATGAAGGCTTCGCGGGTATAGTTGATGTTTAATTCGTCACTCATGATTTTTCTTCTGATGAATTATCCGTGTCTTCCGAACCGGGTTTCTTATTACCAATGGTTTTTTCCGTCCGTATTTCGTCTGCATGCTTTTCAATTTCATTATATAGCATGCCCATTTCAGCTTTTACCTGTTTCAGCGTTTGCTTGGCTTTCTGCTTTTTCAGTTCTTCGTCCAGCTCTTCGTTCTTGATTTTGCTCCCTGCAGTTGAAGACTCATCCTCTAAGCTGTCCATAGCTACATCCAGCCGAGCTTCAACATGGGTTACTTTATCACGAACCTTACCAAGAAATTCATCAACGGTTTCAAGCAAATTATCGGTATTCATATTTTGAACGGCTTTCGAAATCTTGCCTTTTTGCTCCGCCCTTTTCAGGCGTTCCTTTGCCTCTTTAATACGCCGATAATGTTCTTTGTATTCTTCTTTGAGACGTTCGCGATCTTGTTCACCTTTGGTACTCATGACATTGTCCTATGAGCTGCTTTTTTCTTTATTACCTACCGTTTTGGAGCTGTCTTTTTCTTTGGCCGGTTTTTCCTCATCAATATTGATGGAACCACTCTTCTCACCCATTTCCATTTTAAACTGCTCAACCAGTGATTTCGCACGGATTTTTTCTGCATTCGCTTCAATCTCCATGGTTTCGGTATCAATGCTGTCAAGCGCAATTTCCATACGGGCTTCGTTTTTAGCGGAGCGTTCGTTCAGACGATTAATCATCTCATCGTGCGTCTGATCTATTCCGCCAATCTCAAATTGCTCCAGCGTATCTGCAATTTTAGCTTGCCATTCGGAGCGTTCGCTTGCGCGAAGGGCTTCTTTGGCTTCCTGAATTTTACGGTCTTTTTCTTTCATGAACACTTTCTTCACCTTCAGTGCCTTTTCATATGCTTTTTCGGCAAATGCCAACTGATCTTTGGTGTGTGAAAGATTTTCTTTGGCT from Gracilimonas sp. harbors:
- a CDS encoding AAA family ATPase, with the translated sequence MFDHYPKWSQEFARKYLSRTINQFILHGNVHDLVSLNTDKGPEFNRLKSFLSEEFFGARDFVVFYDRASGIYFRDKESQADFNQAIAGRDSLVGTDYANKMPKDPVRVMSLLEQYFRLRLDQKKSIGLIIDYAETIVPMSDAASIGNEDRTSLVYLSRWAHDPMFLAADFTTVLITENLADLNKTLVQNPYTTDIKINIPGERERLDFIKFETANDTWKEISSVKAEIIAQQTAGLNFVNIRSVLSHARENKEKITFEGLSEAKKELIEAEAYGLLEFVETQYSLDNVAGHTHVKKHLRQAVKALKAGRQDVMPMGYLVCGPVGTGKTFMVTCFASEVGIPMVKLKNFRSQWQGVTEGNLEKILSLLKAMAPVAVMIDEADAYLGDRDASGDSGVSSRVFSQIATFMSDTANRGRIVWFLMTARPDLMPVDLKRQGRAEEHLALFPPHTKEERVELFEAMAKKTGLKMTEEYTPVMIEKGEKTFSGADMEAALTRAKFRAAAEGKKQVTPEILDLALNDFLPPTYPEEIELQTLSAVIECTSKELLPERYREMDRDDILSTIEELKFRVG
- a CDS encoding hemolysin family protein; the encoded protein is MIELLLIIVTILLSGFFSGSEIAFVTANKLKLEVASRKNSFLGNSIEFFTRKPETFLTTTLVGNNIVNVLYATFMAIFLVEPVQIYFEAWFGVMPTELQVLLIQTIIAAVVIMLFGEILPKAIFRALADNMIAVISVPLRFAYYLFRPLIEISKGSSNILIRWLVKDAEVPENYYRRQDVELIFKELRDSGGSEDIDEDDSEILHNVLELSNKRVKDSMIPRIEIEAVEKDTPIEDVLNMFIQSGHSKLPVYRDSIDDVIGVVFAHDFFHEPKSLNEIIRPVKLVPSSKKSNDLLTEFRQSNMSVAIVLDEYGGTSGMVTIEDLLEEVVGDIQDEYDVEDEIMKRLSENTYVVSGNVEIEELTQKFEEIQLPLEPSEYDTVAGFIINHLGRIPKVNEEVVIAGKKFIISKATPSRIETVKLILIE
- a CDS encoding enoyl-CoA hydratase-related protein yields the protein MDRSYETLLLEVDESGICTLIINRPDKLNALNNQVLKELDEAVDDIKKNYKINALVITGEGEKAFVAGADIKELSTLDPVTGAEISKKGQDIFQRIEDLTIPVIAAVNGYALGGGCELAMACHLRIASTNAAFGLPEVSLGLIPGYGGTQRLTQLAGKAKALELIMTGRQVKAEEAFEIGLVNQVADHSAVDEAKSMLSKILKQGPIAIKNALLAVKEAGNENGYESESRLFGELCGTADFKEGTGAFLEKRKPNFSGK
- a CDS encoding PspA/IM30 family protein, encoding MFQRFIRAIKSMFGGLISSMEDPKLILEQNIRELNDQIPQMNENIATVKANLLMLQKELNRNEKLIQDLTAKVKSAIQADRDDIAEGYALQLEKAKENLSHTKDQLAFAEKAYEKALKVKKVFMKEKDRKIQEAKEALRASERSEWQAKIADTLEQFEIGGIDQTHDEMINRLNERSAKNEARMEIALDSIDTETMEIEANAEKIRAKSLVEQFKMEMGEKSGSINIDEEKPAKEKDSSKTVGNKEKSSS